A genome region from Panicum virgatum strain AP13 chromosome 4K, P.virgatum_v5, whole genome shotgun sequence includes the following:
- the LOC120701943 gene encoding uncharacterized protein LOC120701943, with the protein MSVSQFCLNKEWDINKESMDTYIAEIRKLEKKFSGLEIHHVVRDNNVAADVLSKLGSDRAEVPPGIFVHELHHPSINISTPMEVDLVPQGTSREVVMIEADWRTTFIDYIKNKVLPPGIKKDDAEAVRIMRRSKNYVLVDNKLYKRGVGSGMLMKCVTAEEGKGILQEAHEGTCRNHAASRTLVGKVFRSGFYWPTALSDTELLVKRCLGCQYFSK; encoded by the coding sequence ATGTCCGTCAGCCAATTTTGCCTAAACAAagagtgggacatcaacaaagaaAGCATGGACACCTACATTGCAGAGATCAGGAAACTTGAAAAAAAGttttcaggattggaaatccaccacgtcgtcCGTGACAACAATGTGGCAGCAGACGTCCTTTCAAAGCTTGGTTCCGACCGAGCGGAAGTACCTCCAGGAATTTTCGTCCATGAGCTTCATCACCCTTCAATCAATATTTCCACCCCAATGGAAGTCGACCTAGTTCCTCAAGGAACCAGTCGAGAGGTAGTGATGATCGAAGCTGATTGGCGCACTACGTTTATCGACTACATCAAGAACAAAGTACTCCCACCGGGAATCAAAAAAGACGATGCAGAAGCAGTACGCATCATGCGTCGCAGCAAGAACTACGTCCTTGTCGACAACAAACTCTACAAGCGAGGTGTAGGATCTGGAATGCTCATGAAATGCGTCACagcagaagaaggaaaaggaatccTACAGGAAGCTCATGAAGGCACATGTAGAAACCACGCGGCTTCACGCACGCTGGTTGGCAAAGTCTTCAGATCAGGATTCTACTGGCCCACAGCATTATCAGACACAGAGCTACTCGTCAAACGATGCCTAGGATGCCAGTACTTCTCCAAATAG